One segment of Streptosporangium brasiliense DNA contains the following:
- a CDS encoding hemolysin family protein, giving the protein MNTALGLLAVLLLTFATGYFVAQEFAFVAADRGVLREQADAGDTAAKRALEVTGRLSFMLSGAQLGITVTALLVGFISEPAIATVMRPGLEAAGVPAAAVPGVSVALAVAVATVIQMVLGELAPKNLGIARPEPVAKFLAGSTIVYLRIAGPVIRLFDSAATGLLRRAGVEPVEEVEHGASPEELSRIISESATAGDLPPRLSELLERALEFGDRTAEDVMVPRPRLVLLRAERPISDLVEAIREHGHSRYPVLCKENGEDVVGVTGVRELLRSGLSDGPLEQITRSALLVPDSLPLPVVLERMRAAGDDLACVIDEYGGLAGVVTVEDLAEELVGELIDENDPEPAGVVANDDGTWDLPGTLRLDEVERATKLALPESDGYDTIAGLVLATLGRMAEPGDQVTVTLTLETDLLENDSADEADAVLTVLSVHRRVPEWVRLAPAPAEAAEDGGEPAMTAPRMIGRGADTPMIERSAVDGR; this is encoded by the coding sequence GTGAACACGGCTCTCGGCCTGCTGGCCGTACTCCTCCTCACCTTCGCGACCGGTTACTTCGTCGCGCAGGAGTTCGCCTTCGTGGCCGCCGACCGCGGCGTGCTGCGCGAACAGGCCGACGCCGGTGACACCGCCGCCAAGCGCGCGCTGGAGGTGACGGGACGCCTGTCGTTCATGCTTTCGGGCGCGCAGCTGGGCATCACCGTGACCGCGCTGCTCGTCGGCTTCATCTCCGAACCCGCCATCGCCACGGTCATGCGCCCGGGGCTGGAGGCCGCGGGGGTGCCGGCGGCGGCCGTGCCGGGCGTCTCGGTGGCGCTGGCCGTCGCGGTCGCCACCGTCATCCAGATGGTGCTCGGCGAGCTGGCCCCCAAGAACCTGGGCATCGCCCGCCCCGAGCCGGTGGCCAAGTTCCTCGCCGGCTCGACCATCGTCTATCTCAGGATCGCCGGGCCCGTCATCCGGCTGTTCGACTCCGCCGCCACCGGCCTGCTGCGCCGGGCGGGCGTGGAGCCCGTGGAGGAGGTCGAGCACGGCGCCAGCCCCGAGGAGCTGTCCCGGATCATCTCCGAGTCCGCCACGGCCGGCGACCTCCCGCCGCGGCTGTCGGAGCTGCTGGAGCGGGCGCTGGAGTTCGGCGACCGCACCGCCGAGGACGTCATGGTGCCGCGCCCCCGCCTGGTGCTGCTGCGGGCCGAGCGTCCGATCTCCGATCTGGTCGAGGCCATCCGCGAGCACGGCCACTCCCGCTACCCGGTGCTCTGCAAGGAGAACGGCGAGGACGTGGTCGGCGTCACCGGTGTGCGGGAGCTGCTCAGGTCCGGCCTGAGCGACGGCCCGCTGGAGCAGATCACCCGTTCGGCGCTGCTGGTCCCGGACTCGCTGCCGCTGCCGGTCGTGCTGGAGCGCATGCGCGCCGCCGGCGACGACCTGGCCTGCGTCATCGACGAGTACGGCGGGCTCGCCGGCGTGGTCACCGTCGAGGACCTGGCCGAGGAGCTCGTCGGCGAGCTGATCGACGAGAACGACCCCGAGCCCGCCGGGGTCGTCGCCAACGACGACGGCACCTGGGACCTGCCGGGCACCCTCCGGCTCGACGAGGTCGAGCGGGCGACCAAGCTGGCGCTCCCCGAGAGCGACGGCTACGACACCATCGCCGGCCTGGTGCTCGCCACCCTCGGCCGGATGGCCGAGCCCGGCGACCAGGTCACCGTCACGCTGACCCTGGAGACCGATCTCCTGGAGAACGACAGCGCGGACGAGGCCGACGCGGTGCTCACCGTGCTGTCGGTGCACCGCAGGGTCCCCGAGTGGGTACGGCTGGCGCCCGCGCCGGCGGAGGCCGCCGAGGACGGCGGCGAGCCCGCGATGACCGCGCCGCGGATGATCGGGCGCGGCGCCGACACACCCATGATCGAGCGGAGCGCGGTGGACGGCCGATGA